One genomic segment of Oreochromis aureus strain Israel breed Guangdong linkage group 9, ZZ_aureus, whole genome shotgun sequence includes these proteins:
- the nfx1 gene encoding transcriptional repressor NF-X1 isoform X2, translating to MAEGFSDPPDLNPDGTQHQTSHQRKPRRGRPRHNNDRHLSNNSNETCHQSGHFSQGTNPPFSHKSNYEDHHRPPYQGGDEGRRRGRGRGWSEGNRGGSVPWRQRPGGDPYGGSNRYMSGVHAFAHPMGGADGPNWRRGSANRDTEQTNEDQDAQAKKPRKFSQEQRKGEQNGSLKENNTTVEDQRKREDSECQHDNNQRKHTDPKRRQGPIKPPKQPSQEEPGSEKGASGQDDSDQGRASQDPAGKGGRGSGRNAPLQARGGRRANYQNYKPGQRSWNKMPKSKETQTGCLIEQLSEEKYECMVCCDVIRVMAPVWSCQSCFHVFHLNCIKKWARSPASQADDSAEGWRCPACQNVSMKHPTSYTCFCGKVTNPEWQRTEIPHSCGDMCGKKRSGVDCNHPCNILCHPGPCPQCPAFATKSCICGKTSQPVRCGQATVLQCDKVCAAVLNCAEHTCVQVCHSGTCQPCQLQVQQVCFCGVTAREVPCGTDKAGFDGLGHFSCGKICGKMLNCEAHRCQQVCHHGPCKPCPRSPSLVNTCPCGQTRLTKLLELGYSERRSCSDPIPSCGKTCNKPLACGSSDIIHLCEKLCHEGSCGPCSLTSTIRCRCGSKTKEVPCEKIQKEEELVFTCEKRCNKKRSCGRHKCGELCCVSVEHKCSMICGYKLNCGLHRCQELCHRGNCEPCWQSSFDELTCHCGSTVLYPPIPCGTKPPECKNVCTRRHECDHPVFHNCHSEEKCPPCTYLTQKWCMGKHEQRSNIPCHLQDISCGLMCNKTLPCETHRCKRICHRGECLPEGGCQQPCTLPRPDCGHPCAAPCHKGSSCPRTTCTAKVAVQCECGRRKETVACAEAANSYQRYAAIAMASKLSDMQLGDSMDIGPLLSKKELKQTRLECDQECATLERNRRLAEALQIDSSSDPFNVRSTSAYSDSLKEDARKDLKFVTEVEEEIKNLVELANKGKQPKRSHCFPPMNREHRKIIHELAEVYGVESVSYDNEPKRNVVITAHKGKSACPNSTLTSLIERETAARAPPPIAHIKQHSSK from the exons ACCCACCTGACCTCAATCCAGATGGGACGCAACATCAAACGTCACATCAGCGCAAACCCAGAAGAGGCCGACCCAGACACAACAATGACAGACACCTGAGTAACAACAGTAATGAGACCTGTCATCAGTCGGGACACTTTAGTCAGGGGACTAATCCCCCTTTTAGCCATAAATCAAATTATGAAGACCATCATCGTCCTCCTTACCAAGGAGGAGATGAAGGCAGAAGGCGTGGTAGAGGAAGAGGATGGAGTGAAGGGAACAGAGGAGGTTCTGTGCCATGGCGGCAAAGACCTGGAGGTGACCCATACGGTGGCAGCAACAGATACATGAGTGGCGTCCATGCTTTTGCACATCCCATGGGTGGTGCTGATGGACCCAACTGGCGGCGAGGAAGTGCAAACAGGGATACAGAACAAACTAATGAGGACCAGGATGCCCAGGCTAAAAAACCAAGGAAGTTTAGTCAGGAGCAGCGAAAGGGAGAACAGAATGGCAGTTTGAAGGAGAACAACACCACAGTGGAGGATCAGAGGAAGAGAGAAGACTCAGAGTGCCAACATGACAATAATCAGAGGAAACACACTGACCCAAAGCGACGGCAAGGACCAATCAAACCACCCAAACAACCATCTCAAGAGGAGCCAGGCTCAGAGAAGGGAGCCAGTGGCCAAGATGACTCTGATCAGGGGCGAGCATCTCAGGATCCTGCAGGCAAAGGTGGAAGAGGCTCAGGAAGGAATGCTCCCCTTCAGGCCAGAGGTGGGAGAAGAGCAAACTATCAAAACTACAAACCTGGTCAGAGGAGCTGGAACAAGATGCCAAAGAGCAAAGAGACGCAGACAG GGTGTCTGATTGAACAGCTGTCGGAGGAGAAATACGAGTGCATGGTGTGCTGTGATGTGATCCGGGTCATGGCGCCGGTGTGGAGCTGTCAGAGCTGCTTCCACGTCTTCCACCTCAACTGCATCAAGAAATGGGCTCGATCGCCAGCCTCGCAGGCAGACG ATTCAGCTGAAGGTTGGCGTTGTCCAGCCTGCCAGAATGTTTCAATGAAACACCCGACCTCCTACACCTGCTTCTGTG GTAAAGTGACAAACCCTGAGTGGCAGCGTACTGAGATTCCCCACAGCTGCGGTGACATGTGTGGGAAGAAGAGGAGTGGAGTGGACTGCAACCACCCCTGCAATAT CTTATGCCACCCTGGACCTTGCCCTCAGTGTCCTGCCTTTGCAACGAAATCCTGCATCTGCGGGAAGACGAG TCAACCAGTGCGCTGCGGTCAGGCCACGGTGCTCCAATGTGACAAAGTGTGTGCTGCTGTACTCAACTGTGCTGAACACACCTGTGTGCAGGTGTGCCACAGCGGGACCTGTCAGCCATGCCAGCTGCAAGTTCAGCAGG TTTGCTTTTGTGGCGTGACCGCACGGGAAGTCCCGTGTGGCACAGATAAAGCAGGATTTGATGGTTTGGGACATTTCTCCTGTGGAAAAATATGTGGGAA GATGCTAAACTGTGAAGCCCACCGGTGTCAGCAGGTGTGCCATCACGGCCCGTGCAAGCCGTGCCCGCGCTCACCAAGCCTGGTGAATACGTGTCCCTGCGGTCAGACGCGACTGACAAAACTCCTGGAGCTGGGCTACTCTGAGCGACGGAGCTGCTCCGATCCCATCCCCTCCTGCGGGAAGACATGCAACAAACCCCTGGCCTGCGGCTCGAGTG ACATCATCCATCTGTGCGAGAAGCTATGCCACGAGGGCAGCTGTGGGCCCTGCTCTCTGACCTCAACTATCAGGTGCAGATGTGGCTCCAAGACTAAG GAGGTCCCATGTgagaaaatccaaaaagaaG AGGAGCTCGTCTTCACTTGCGAGAAGCGCTGCAACAAGAAGCGCTCCTGTGGCCGACACAAGTGTGGGGAGCTTTGTTGTGTG AGCGTGGAGCACAAGTGCTCCATGATCTGCGGCTACAAGCTCAACTGCGGCCTCCACCGCTGCCAGGAGCTTTGTCACCGTGGAAACTGTGAACCCTGCTGGCAGTCCA GTTTTGATGAGCTGACGTGTCACTGCGGGTCCACGGTGCTGTATCCACCCATCCCCTGTGGAACGAAGCCACCCGAGTGCAAAAACGTGTGCACGAGAAGACATGAGTGTGACCACCCAG TGTTTCACAACTGCCACAGTGAGGAGAAATGTCCTCCCTGCACTTACCTCACGCAGAAATGGTGCATGGGAAAGCACGAG CAACGCAGCAACATCCCGTGTCATCTCCAAGACATTTCTTGTGGCCTGATGTGTAATAAAACTCTGCCCTGCGAGACGCACCGCTGCAAACGCATCTGTCACCGGGGAGAGTGCCTGCCAGAAGGCGGCTGCCAGCAGCCCTGCACGCTGCCTCGTCCAGACTGCGGCCACCCGTGCGCTGCTCCCTGTCATAAAGGCAGCAGCTGCCCACGCACCACCTGCACTGCCAAG GTAGCGGTACAGTGTGAGTGCGGTCGTAGAAAGGAAACCGTGGCCTGCGCAGAAGCAGCCAATTCATACCagag GTATGCTGCCATAGCCATGGCCAGTAAGCTTTCGGACATGCAGCTCGGTGACTCCATGGATATCGGCCCGCTCCTCTCTAAGAAAGAGCTGAAACAGACGAG GCTCGAGTGCGATCAAGAGTGTGCCACTTTGGAGAGGAACAGGCGCTTGGCGGAGGCGTTGCAGATCGACTCGTCTTCTGACCCCTTCAACGTTCGCTCCACCTCTGCGTACAGCGACAGCCTCAAAGAGGACGCCAG AAAAGACCTGAAGTTCGTCACAGAGGTGGAAGAGGAGATCAAGAATCTTGTAGAGCTTGCTAATAAG